The nucleotide sequence AAGCGCAGCGCCATGATGATGCCGACGATGCCGATCGGGATGTTGATCAGGAAGATCCAGTGCCAGGAGAAATAGGTGGTGATGAAGCCGCCGACCGGCGGCCCGATCACAGGACCGATCAGCGCAGGGATCGTCACCCAGGCCATGGCGCCGACCAGCGCGCTCTTGTCGACGGAGCGCAGCAGCACGAGCCGGCCGACCGGCGTCATCATCGCGCCGCCCATGCCCTGCAGGATGCGCGCGAACACGAAATTCTCGACGGAGTTGGCGAGCGCGCAGCCGATCGAGCCGATCATGAACACCGCGACCGCGCTGGAGAACACCCGTCGCGCGCCGAAGCGGTCGGCGGTCCAGCCGCTCGCCGGGATGAACACCGCGAGCGACAGCAGGTAGGACGTGATCGCGAGCTTCAAGGTCAGCGGGCTGGTGCCGATATCCTTGGCGATGGCCGGCAGCGAGGTCGCGATGACCGTGGAGTCCATGTTCTCCATGAACAGCGCGGTGGCGACGATCAGCGGAATGATTCGTTGCTTGTTCATCGAATCCTGGGGGGAGCGAAGGGGGCAGGCCGGCGGCGCGGCTTTAACACCCTGCGACGAATGAGGCCATTGCGCAGCCAGCATGGCCCCCCAAATGCAACGCGACGCTGTCGCGTCGCTGATTGGAGATGTGCCGATGATCTACCTGCTCGCCGCTTTGGTGCCGCCGCTGGGTCTGCTGCTCAACGGGCAGCCGTTCGCGGCCATCTTCAACCTGCTGCTGTGTGTGGTGTGCCTGGTGCTCGGCCTGTTCTTCCACGTGCTGCTGCTGGTGCCTTCCGCCCACGCCTTGGTCGCCGTGCACATGCGGCGGGAGGACCGGCGCCACCGCGAGGTGGTCGACGCCATCCGCCGCTACGGTCCGCCGCCGGGCGCCTGGCGCTAGAGGCTGCGGAACTTCTGCCCCGAAATCGGGGTTTGGACGACGTTTTGTTGCGCATCAGGGGCCGATCCGGGCCGTCATTCGCATTCGCGAGAGGACGGCGGATCGGCTCTTTGATTCGTCACAGGCCCATGCTATCGACCCGCGTCAACCCCACCGATGGGCTCCGATTCGACGGCGAGGCATGGTCTCGACGGCGGCGCCGCTCATCCGTATTCCCATCGCGGCCGTATCATGCCGCAGACAAGGAGTTGACGATGGCGACCGTGCAGACACTTCGCGAAGCCTTCACCTTCGACGACGTGCTCTTGAAGCCGGGCCTCTCCGATGTGCTTCCCTCCGAGGTCGACATCCGCTCGCGCGTGACGCGCGAGATCCCGCTGAATATTCCGATCATGGCATCTGCCATGGATACCGTCACCGAAGCCAAGATGGCGATCGCCATGGCGCAGGCCGGCGGTGTCGGGGTGATCCACCGCAATTTCGATCCCGAGGGCCAGGCTGCGCAGGTGCGCCAGGTCAAGAAGTTCGAATCCGGCATGGTGGTGAACCCGCTGACCATCTCCCCGGACGCGACGCTGGCCGACGCGCTGGCGCTGATGAAGGATTACGGCTTCTCCGGCATTCCCGTGGTGACCGGCGGCGCCAAAGGCATCCCCGGCAAGCTGGTCGGCATCCTCACCAACCGCGACGTCCGCTTCGCCACCGATCCGCGGCAGAAGATCTCCGAGCTGATGACGCATGAGAACCTCGTCACCGTGCGCGAGGGCGTCGGCCAGGACGAGGCCAAGAAGATCCTGCACAAGCACCGCATCGAGAAGCTGCTCGTGGTCGACGATCAGTACCGCTGCGTCGGCCTGATCACCGTCAAGGACATGGAGAAGGCCGTCGCGCATCCGCTCGCCTGCAAGGACGCGCAGGGACGGCTCCGCGTCGCCGCCGCAACGACGGTGGGCGAGGGCGGCTTCGAGCGGACCGAGAAGCTGATCGAGGCCGGCGTCGACCTCGTCGTGGTCGACACCGCGCATGGCCATTCCTCACGCGTGCTGGAGGCGGTCAACCGCATCAAGCGCATCTCCAACGCGGTGCAGGTCATCGCCGGCAACATCGCCACCCGCGACGGCGCGCAGGCGCTGATCGACGCCGGCGCCGACGCCGTCAAGGTCGGCATCGGCCCGGGCTCGATCTGCACCACCCGCATCGTCGCCGGCGTCGGCGTGCCGCAGCTCACCGCGATCATGGATGCGGTCGAGGCGGCCAAGAAGGCCGACGTGCCGGTCATCGCCGACGGCGGCATCAAGTTCTCCGGCGACCTCGCC is from Bradyrhizobium sp. ORS 285 and encodes:
- the guaB gene encoding IMP dehydrogenase, with amino-acid sequence MATVQTLREAFTFDDVLLKPGLSDVLPSEVDIRSRVTREIPLNIPIMASAMDTVTEAKMAIAMAQAGGVGVIHRNFDPEGQAAQVRQVKKFESGMVVNPLTISPDATLADALALMKDYGFSGIPVVTGGAKGIPGKLVGILTNRDVRFATDPRQKISELMTHENLVTVREGVGQDEAKKILHKHRIEKLLVVDDQYRCVGLITVKDMEKAVAHPLACKDAQGRLRVAAATTVGEGGFERTEKLIEAGVDLVVVDTAHGHSSRVLEAVNRIKRISNAVQVIAGNIATRDGAQALIDAGADAVKVGIGPGSICTTRIVAGVGVPQLTAIMDAVEAAKKADVPVIADGGIKFSGDLAKALAAGADVAMVGSLLAGTDETPGEVFLWQGRSYKAYRGMGSVGAMARGSADRYFQQDIKDTLKLVPEGIEGQVPYKGPVGNVMHQLAGGLRAAMGYVGAKTLEDFHAKAEFVRITGAGLRESHVHDVTITRESPNYPGGA